From Acinetobacter sp. ASP199, the proteins below share one genomic window:
- a CDS encoding hemolysin III family protein codes for MSNAPLLQDYDAAEERINYISHGVGAALSVIAGILLVIKGSYLSTGQWLGLWVYGLSMIVLFSASMLYHMATTADRRYFYKKIDHTAIYYLIAGTYTPFLAIAIPTAKAQYLLIALWIIAVLGTLFKFIFIHRFQKLSLFAYLAMGWLALLVIDDMQKYLSVQSLTFLVIGGLAYTVGALFYALKRVRYTHAIWHIFVLIGAGSHFLSIYLYVI; via the coding sequence ATGTCAAATGCACCACTGCTTCAGGATTATGATGCTGCCGAAGAGCGCATCAACTATATTAGTCACGGTGTAGGTGCTGCCTTATCAGTCATTGCCGGTATTTTACTGGTGATTAAAGGCTCCTACCTCAGTACGGGCCAATGGCTTGGCTTATGGGTTTATGGACTGAGCATGATTGTGCTTTTTTCTGCTTCCATGCTGTATCACATGGCCACGACTGCGGATCGACGTTATTTCTATAAAAAAATTGACCATACTGCCATCTATTATCTGATTGCCGGTACGTATACGCCCTTTTTGGCAATCGCTATTCCCACTGCCAAAGCTCAGTATTTATTGATCGCGCTATGGATCATTGCTGTCCTTGGCACACTATTCAAGTTCATTTTCATTCATCGTTTTCAGAAACTTTCCCTGTTTGCTTATCTCGCAATGGGCTGGCTTGCACTGTTAGTTATTGATGATATGCAGAAATATTTATCTGTACAATCTTTAACCTTTCTTGTCATTGGCGGATTAGCTTATACTGTGGGCGCATTGTTTTACGCTTTAAAAAGAGTAAGATATACCCACGCTATCTGGCACATATTTGTATTGATAGGCGCAGGATCACATTTTCTGTCCATCTATCTTTACGTGATTTAA
- a CDS encoding metallophosphoesterase, with protein MGNIDSVILYFYIGMAILALWCISQAWISQSHTQTIHPFKAFTHLLAYYLSYLLIPLFFFSIYAGFNGYYSIHEAVFICLLSGVLCYARFIEPHLIQIKTTRYQINSDKKMQKPVRIALIADLHIGLFSGQERQLKQIVHKLNQQQPDLVVVAGDWTYEPEDTLAQELAILQEIQAPVYSVNGNHDEQYPGPPIQELLHTALLTNNVMDIEGQIVEFDEFRLVGIGDLWAGKADMRFLPELPQDKPWVILSHNPDTVDMVPKLPSRPLMLSGHTHGGQVELPWLTDYVMKRVSILGHKRGLYRHEHADVFVTVGTGLVGVPFRFRVPPTIDIIELI; from the coding sequence ATGGGGAATATCGATTCCGTGATCTTATATTTCTATATCGGAATGGCGATTTTAGCGCTGTGGTGTATATCGCAGGCGTGGATCAGTCAATCACATACCCAGACGATTCATCCCTTTAAAGCCTTTACCCATCTGCTCGCTTATTATCTGTCTTATCTGCTGATTCCTTTATTTTTCTTTAGTATTTATGCCGGTTTTAATGGTTACTATTCCATTCATGAGGCAGTATTTATCTGCTTGCTCAGTGGAGTGCTATGTTATGCGCGTTTTATCGAACCGCATTTAATCCAGATCAAAACTACTCGTTATCAGATTAACTCTGATAAAAAAATGCAGAAACCTGTTCGAATTGCTTTAATTGCAGATTTGCATATTGGTTTATTTTCCGGGCAGGAACGCCAGCTCAAGCAAATCGTGCATAAATTGAATCAACAGCAGCCAGATTTAGTCGTGGTAGCAGGTGACTGGACCTATGAACCGGAAGATACTCTGGCCCAAGAGCTCGCCATCCTGCAGGAGATTCAGGCGCCGGTGTATTCTGTAAATGGTAATCATGATGAACAGTATCCGGGACCACCTATTCAGGAGCTATTACATACGGCTCTACTCACCAATAATGTCATGGATATTGAAGGGCAAATTGTGGAGTTTGATGAATTCCGCCTGGTGGGTATTGGTGATCTCTGGGCGGGTAAAGCCGATATGCGTTTCTTGCCGGAGTTACCGCAAGATAAGCCCTGGGTGATCCTGTCACATAACCCGGATACGGTAGACATGGTGCCAAAATTGCCAAGCCGGCCATTGATGCTCTCTGGGCATACGCATGGCGGGCAAGTGGAATTACCGTGGTTGACGGACTATGTGATGAAACGGGTGTCTATCCTTGGACATAAGCGTGGCTTATACCGACATGAACATGCCGATGTATTTGTCACTGTCGGAACAGGTCTGGTGGGGGTACCTTTCCGTTTTCGTGTACCACCCACCATCGATATCATTGAGTTGATATAA
- a CDS encoding MFS transporter translates to MASSNSAAQPAQNSKFRVLTASLVGTTIEFFDFYIYATAAVIIFPYLFFPASTDPMTATIQSLATFAIAFIARPIGAALFGHLGDRIGRKATLVAALLTMGLSTVAIGLLPTYAQIGIVAPLLLALCRLGQGLGLGGEWSGAVLLATENAPEGKRAWYGMFPQLGAPIGFILATGSFLTLGALMSEADFMAWGWRIPFISSALLVIVGLWIRLKLHETPAFQNVLDKQKEVNVPFVQVFKKHSKMLVLGTIAAICTFVVFYLTTVFALQWGTKQLGYSREEFLQLQLVATLCFAAFIPLSAVFAEKFGRKATSIGVCIVSAIFGIFFADMLESGSTVIVFLFLCIGLAIMGLTYGPIGTVLSEIFPTSVRYTGSALTFNLAGIFGASFAPLIATKLATQYGLSAVGYYLTAASVLSLLAFLLIRETKHDDVNNQI, encoded by the coding sequence ATGGCGTCGTCAAATTCTGCTGCTCAGCCAGCACAAAACTCAAAATTTCGCGTTTTAACAGCAAGTTTAGTAGGCACTACAATCGAGTTCTTCGATTTCTATATTTATGCCACTGCCGCTGTCATTATTTTCCCTTATTTGTTCTTCCCGGCAAGTACAGACCCAATGACCGCAACAATTCAGTCACTTGCGACTTTCGCAATTGCCTTTATTGCACGTCCGATCGGTGCGGCATTATTTGGTCACCTTGGCGATAGAATTGGCCGTAAAGCCACGCTGGTCGCTGCCTTGCTGACCATGGGTCTTTCTACGGTTGCGATTGGTTTACTGCCAACCTATGCACAAATTGGTATTGTGGCACCTTTGCTCCTGGCATTATGCCGTTTAGGTCAGGGCCTTGGCCTGGGTGGTGAATGGTCAGGTGCGGTCTTACTTGCAACTGAAAATGCACCTGAAGGTAAACGTGCCTGGTATGGTATGTTCCCGCAATTGGGTGCACCAATTGGCTTTATCCTGGCAACTGGCTCATTCTTGACGCTCGGTGCATTGATGTCTGAAGCTGACTTCATGGCTTGGGGCTGGCGTATTCCATTCATTTCAAGTGCGCTTCTTGTTATTGTAGGTCTTTGGATTCGTTTAAAACTGCATGAAACACCTGCATTCCAGAACGTTTTGGACAAGCAAAAAGAAGTAAACGTACCTTTTGTTCAAGTATTTAAAAAACATTCTAAAATGTTAGTACTGGGTACAATTGCAGCTATCTGTACCTTCGTTGTGTTCTACTTAACAACTGTATTTGCGCTGCAATGGGGTACTAAGCAGCTAGGCTATTCACGTGAAGAATTCCTTCAGTTGCAATTAGTTGCAACGCTATGCTTTGCTGCATTCATCCCATTATCTGCTGTATTCGCAGAAAAGTTCGGTCGTAAAGCGACTTCAATCGGTGTATGTATCGTTTCTGCGATCTTCGGTATCTTCTTTGCCGACATGCTTGAATCAGGCAGTACAGTTATCGTATTCCTGTTCCTGTGTATCGGTCTTGCGATCATGGGTTTAACTTATGGTCCGATTGGTACTGTATTGTCTGAAATCTTCCCGACTTCAGTACGTTATACAGGTTCCGCTTTGACCTTCAACTTGGCAGGTATCTTCGGGGCATCTTTTGCGCCATTGATCGCAACCAAGCTGGCAACACAATATGGCTTATCTGCTGTAGGTTATTACCTGACAGCAGCATCTGTCCTGTCACTGTTGGCATTCCTGCTGATTCGTGAAACCAAGCATGATGATGTAAATAATCAGATCTAA